A genomic segment from Helicoverpa armigera isolate CAAS_96S chromosome 10, ASM3070526v1, whole genome shotgun sequence encodes:
- the LOC110379040 gene encoding uncharacterized protein LOC110379040 isoform X3: protein MNVLLSVQSGPQHQAMFDYRCVACGVVVTASARSKKEAKQEVARLMLQQLSRRGLAVPPPYAAAPPYAAPAPAHPAHPAPHPLDPGPAAAPDARSYVALLKELCAEYRLASVQYELVGDTGPPHLRHFTVRARIGQHERVATSTTKKTARQLAAEALYSYLRENLARVTRDFNEEDALVRAHEKAMERYTDSEEQPRRPDLGQKISEYHLGLSARLGECAGAGAGRGAGRDAAPSDATLCADEEMRARARAALRRRERSPCGAVAAAAEALRLRVELAALGPLAVLQLAGCAPDLVFAAEDAPGAAEAALRYMRRALLPEEPPADPDDAVS from the exons ATGAATGTATTGCTCAG TGTCCAGTCAGGGCCCCAGCATCAGGCGATGTTCGACTACCGCTGCGTGGCGTGCGGCGTGGTGGTGACGGCGTCGGCGCGCTCCAAGAAGGAGGCCAAGCAGGAGGTGGCGCGGCTCATGCTGCAGCAGCTGTCGCGCCGCGGCCTGGCCGTGCCGCCGCCCtacgccgccgcgccgccctaCGCCGCGCCCGCCCCCGCCCACCCCGCGCACCCCGCGCCGCACCCGCTCGACCCGGGCCCGGCCGCGGCGCCGGACGCGCGCAGCTACGTGGCGCTGCTGAAGGAGCTGTGCGCCGAGTACCGGCTGGCCAGCGTGCAGTACGAGCTGGTGGGCGACACGGGCCCGCCGCACCTGCGCCACTTcacggtgcgcgcgcgcatcggCCAGCACGAGCGCGTGGCCACCTCCACCACCAAGAAGACGGCGCGCCAGCTGGCGGCCGAGGCGCTCTACTCCTACCTGCGCGAGAACCTGGCGCGCGTCACCAGGGACTTCAACGAG GAAGACGCGCTGGTCCGCGCGCACGAGAAGGCGATGGAACGCTACACCGACAGCGAGGAGCAGCCGCGCCGCCCCGACCTGGGCCAGAAGATCTCCGAGTACCACCTGGGGCTGAGCGCGCGCCTGGGTGAGTGCGCGGGGGCGGGGGcggggcggggcgcggggcgggaCGCGGCGCCGAGTGACGCGACGCTGTGTGCAGATGAGGAGATGCGGGCgcgcgcgcgggcggcgctgcGGCGGCGCGAGCGCTCGCCGTGCGgcgcggtggcggcggcggccgaGGCGCTGCGCCTGCGCGTGGAGCTGGCGGCGCTGGGCCCGCTGGCGGTGCTGCAGCTGGCGGGCTGCGCGCCGGACCTGGTCTTCGCGGCGGAGGACGCGCCCGGCGCCGCCGAGGCCGCGCTGCGGTACATGCGCCGCGCGCTGCTGCCCGAGGAGCCGCCGGCCGACCCAGACGATGCCGTGTCCTAA
- the LOC110379040 gene encoding double-stranded RNA-binding protein Staufen homolog isoform X2: MKTAVTVLQEMMVKLGLTPEYECIAQSGPQHQAMFDYRCVACGVVVTASARSKKEAKQEVARLMLQQLSRRGLAVPPPYAAAPPYAAPAPAHPAHPAPHPLDPGPAAAPDARSYVALLKELCAEYRLASVQYELVGDTGPPHLRHFTVRARIGQHERVATSTTKKTARQLAAEALYSYLRENLARVTRDFNEEDALVRAHEKAMERYTDSEEQPRRPDLGQKISEYHLGLSARLGECAGAGAGRGAGRDAAPSDATLCADEEMRARARAALRRRERSPCGAVAAAAEALRLRVELAALGPLAVLQLAGCAPDLVFAAEDAPGAAEAALRYMRRALLPEEPPADPDDAVS; this comes from the exons ATGAAGACGGCTGTGACAGTACTCCAGGAGATGATGGTGAAACTTGGCCTGACACCAGAATATGAATGTATTGCTCAG TCAGGGCCCCAGCATCAGGCGATGTTCGACTACCGCTGCGTGGCGTGCGGCGTGGTGGTGACGGCGTCGGCGCGCTCCAAGAAGGAGGCCAAGCAGGAGGTGGCGCGGCTCATGCTGCAGCAGCTGTCGCGCCGCGGCCTGGCCGTGCCGCCGCCCtacgccgccgcgccgccctaCGCCGCGCCCGCCCCCGCCCACCCCGCGCACCCCGCGCCGCACCCGCTCGACCCGGGCCCGGCCGCGGCGCCGGACGCGCGCAGCTACGTGGCGCTGCTGAAGGAGCTGTGCGCCGAGTACCGGCTGGCCAGCGTGCAGTACGAGCTGGTGGGCGACACGGGCCCGCCGCACCTGCGCCACTTcacggtgcgcgcgcgcatcggCCAGCACGAGCGCGTGGCCACCTCCACCACCAAGAAGACGGCGCGCCAGCTGGCGGCCGAGGCGCTCTACTCCTACCTGCGCGAGAACCTGGCGCGCGTCACCAGGGACTTCAACGAG GAAGACGCGCTGGTCCGCGCGCACGAGAAGGCGATGGAACGCTACACCGACAGCGAGGAGCAGCCGCGCCGCCCCGACCTGGGCCAGAAGATCTCCGAGTACCACCTGGGGCTGAGCGCGCGCCTGGGTGAGTGCGCGGGGGCGGGGGcggggcggggcgcggggcgggaCGCGGCGCCGAGTGACGCGACGCTGTGTGCAGATGAGGAGATGCGGGCgcgcgcgcgggcggcgctgcGGCGGCGCGAGCGCTCGCCGTGCGgcgcggtggcggcggcggccgaGGCGCTGCGCCTGCGCGTGGAGCTGGCGGCGCTGGGCCCGCTGGCGGTGCTGCAGCTGGCGGGCTGCGCGCCGGACCTGGTCTTCGCGGCGGAGGACGCGCCCGGCGCCGCCGAGGCCGCGCTGCGGTACATGCGCCGCGCGCTGCTGCCCGAGGAGCCGCCGGCCGACCCAGACGATGCCGTGTCCTAA
- the LOC110379040 gene encoding double-stranded RNA-binding protein Staufen homolog isoform X4, with amino-acid sequence MNPTMKTAVTVLQEMMVKLGLTPEYECIAQSGPQHQAMFDYRCVACGVVVTASARSKKEAKQEVARLMLQQLSRRGLAVPPPYAAAPPYAAPAPAHPAHPAPHPLDPGPAAAPDARSYVALLKELCAEYRLASVQYELVGDTGPPHLRHFTVRARIGQHERVATSTTKKTARQLAAEALYSYLRENLARVTRDFNEEDALVRAHEKAMERYTDSEEQPRRPDLGQKISEYHLGLSARLDEEMRARARAALRRRERSPCGAVAAAAEALRLRVELAALGPLAVLQLAGCAPDLVFAAEDAPGAAEAALRYMRRALLPEEPPADPDDAVS; translated from the exons AT GAATCCCACAATGAAGACGGCTGTGACAGTACTCCAGGAGATGATGGTGAAACTTGGCCTGACACCAGAATATGAATGTATTGCTCAG TCAGGGCCCCAGCATCAGGCGATGTTCGACTACCGCTGCGTGGCGTGCGGCGTGGTGGTGACGGCGTCGGCGCGCTCCAAGAAGGAGGCCAAGCAGGAGGTGGCGCGGCTCATGCTGCAGCAGCTGTCGCGCCGCGGCCTGGCCGTGCCGCCGCCCtacgccgccgcgccgccctaCGCCGCGCCCGCCCCCGCCCACCCCGCGCACCCCGCGCCGCACCCGCTCGACCCGGGCCCGGCCGCGGCGCCGGACGCGCGCAGCTACGTGGCGCTGCTGAAGGAGCTGTGCGCCGAGTACCGGCTGGCCAGCGTGCAGTACGAGCTGGTGGGCGACACGGGCCCGCCGCACCTGCGCCACTTcacggtgcgcgcgcgcatcggCCAGCACGAGCGCGTGGCCACCTCCACCACCAAGAAGACGGCGCGCCAGCTGGCGGCCGAGGCGCTCTACTCCTACCTGCGCGAGAACCTGGCGCGCGTCACCAGGGACTTCAACGAG GAAGACGCGCTGGTCCGCGCGCACGAGAAGGCGATGGAACGCTACACCGACAGCGAGGAGCAGCCGCGCCGCCCCGACCTGGGCCAGAAGATCTCCGAGTACCACCTGGGGCTGAGCGCGCGCCTGG ATGAGGAGATGCGGGCgcgcgcgcgggcggcgctgcGGCGGCGCGAGCGCTCGCCGTGCGgcgcggtggcggcggcggccgaGGCGCTGCGCCTGCGCGTGGAGCTGGCGGCGCTGGGCCCGCTGGCGGTGCTGCAGCTGGCGGGCTGCGCGCCGGACCTGGTCTTCGCGGCGGAGGACGCGCCCGGCGCCGCCGAGGCCGCGCTGCGGTACATGCGCCGCGCGCTGCTGCCCGAGGAGCCGCCGGCCGACCCAGACGATGCCGTGTCCTAA
- the LOC110379040 gene encoding double-stranded RNA-binding protein Staufen homolog isoform X1 has translation MNPTMKTAVTVLQEMMVKLGLTPEYECIAQSGPQHQAMFDYRCVACGVVVTASARSKKEAKQEVARLMLQQLSRRGLAVPPPYAAAPPYAAPAPAHPAHPAPHPLDPGPAAAPDARSYVALLKELCAEYRLASVQYELVGDTGPPHLRHFTVRARIGQHERVATSTTKKTARQLAAEALYSYLRENLARVTRDFNEEDALVRAHEKAMERYTDSEEQPRRPDLGQKISEYHLGLSARLGECAGAGAGRGAGRDAAPSDATLCADEEMRARARAALRRRERSPCGAVAAAAEALRLRVELAALGPLAVLQLAGCAPDLVFAAEDAPGAAEAALRYMRRALLPEEPPADPDDAVS, from the exons AT GAATCCCACAATGAAGACGGCTGTGACAGTACTCCAGGAGATGATGGTGAAACTTGGCCTGACACCAGAATATGAATGTATTGCTCAG TCAGGGCCCCAGCATCAGGCGATGTTCGACTACCGCTGCGTGGCGTGCGGCGTGGTGGTGACGGCGTCGGCGCGCTCCAAGAAGGAGGCCAAGCAGGAGGTGGCGCGGCTCATGCTGCAGCAGCTGTCGCGCCGCGGCCTGGCCGTGCCGCCGCCCtacgccgccgcgccgccctaCGCCGCGCCCGCCCCCGCCCACCCCGCGCACCCCGCGCCGCACCCGCTCGACCCGGGCCCGGCCGCGGCGCCGGACGCGCGCAGCTACGTGGCGCTGCTGAAGGAGCTGTGCGCCGAGTACCGGCTGGCCAGCGTGCAGTACGAGCTGGTGGGCGACACGGGCCCGCCGCACCTGCGCCACTTcacggtgcgcgcgcgcatcggCCAGCACGAGCGCGTGGCCACCTCCACCACCAAGAAGACGGCGCGCCAGCTGGCGGCCGAGGCGCTCTACTCCTACCTGCGCGAGAACCTGGCGCGCGTCACCAGGGACTTCAACGAG GAAGACGCGCTGGTCCGCGCGCACGAGAAGGCGATGGAACGCTACACCGACAGCGAGGAGCAGCCGCGCCGCCCCGACCTGGGCCAGAAGATCTCCGAGTACCACCTGGGGCTGAGCGCGCGCCTGGGTGAGTGCGCGGGGGCGGGGGcggggcggggcgcggggcgggaCGCGGCGCCGAGTGACGCGACGCTGTGTGCAGATGAGGAGATGCGGGCgcgcgcgcgggcggcgctgcGGCGGCGCGAGCGCTCGCCGTGCGgcgcggtggcggcggcggccgaGGCGCTGCGCCTGCGCGTGGAGCTGGCGGCGCTGGGCCCGCTGGCGGTGCTGCAGCTGGCGGGCTGCGCGCCGGACCTGGTCTTCGCGGCGGAGGACGCGCCCGGCGCCGCCGAGGCCGCGCTGCGGTACATGCGCCGCGCGCTGCTGCCCGAGGAGCCGCCGGCCGACCCAGACGATGCCGTGTCCTAA
- the LOC110379039 gene encoding LOW QUALITY PROTEIN: double-strand break repair protein MRE11 (The sequence of the model RefSeq protein was modified relative to this genomic sequence to represent the inferred CDS: deleted 2 bases in 1 codon): MVGNDSSVWSQDETIRILIASDIHLGYLEEHPVRGEDSFIAFEETLSLAVQYDVDLILLGGDLFHHAKPSLNCIYKCMEIVRKYCLGDKPVSIELLSDQTINFSRNVNYEDPNLNVSYPILSIHGNHDDPVGREGISSLDLLSTGGLVNYFGKWTDYTHVRISPVLLQKGDSKLALYGLSHLKDQRLSHLFQEKKVEMLRDEQHDWFNILVLHQNRAEDRGAGNFIKEAELPTFLDLIVWGHEHDCELYDMKGNREADHFNVIQPGSTVATSLAAGEARPKHCALLQIHKNDYILTALPLKTVRPFIFKTVVLSEHNLGDEDVNESEKVQEYLKQKVNEAIVEAQNLLSGDPRQPTMPLIRLSVFYEREDQIFNRARFGQNFTGQVANSNDILLLKRERKIREKRQGHEEEVDVADYVADSTNVETLLRAYYDALPPERRLAALPVQLMTEAVRDFTIKQHEEILRFALDAYRRRCITTLIESNTDTDIEAIADRLRVLRDEIDAADVTQLAALKAAAPAQIVIEGSSDEEPTRSEAETAVRGRGRGARGPRGGRARGPRAGRGRAEPRPRRRPPPAPPAAAPERRTPRRTAAQKTATWIQNFASKARRRDSSDIDDSD; the protein is encoded by the exons atggTTGGAAATGATTCAAGTGTTTGGTCCCAAGACGAAACTATAAGAATTCTCATCGCTTCAGATATTCATTTAGGTTATTTAGAAGAACATCCTGTCAGGGGTGAGGATAGTTTTATAGCTTTTGAAGAGACTTTGTCTCTGGCGGTACAATATGATGTGGATTTGATACTGCTTGGCGGTGATTTGTTCCACCATGCGAAACCGTCTCTCAATTGCATCTATAAGTGCATGGAAATCGTACGCAAGTATTGCTTAGGCGATAAGCCTGTAAGTATCGAGTTGCTGTCGGACCAGACAATTAACTTCTCTCGAAACGTCAATTATGAAGACCCAAACTTGAATGTGTCTTATCCGATTTTGTCAATTCATGGTAATCATGATGATCCTGTTGGACGGGAAGGCATAAGCAGCCTTGATTTACTTTCTACAGGAGGGCTGGTTAATTACTTTGGCAAGTGGACAGATTATACTCATGTCCGTATTTCGCCTGTACTGTTACAAAAAGGTGATAGCAAACTTGCACTATATGGTTTAAGCCATCTTAAAGACCAGCGCTTGTCTCATCTGTTCCAAGAGAAAAAGGTAGAAATGCTGCGAGATGAACAACATGACTGGTTCAACATACTTGTGCTGCATCAGAACAGAGCTGAGGACAGAGGTGCAGGAAACTTCATTAAGGAAGCTGAATTACCAACATTTCTAGATTTAATTGTGTGGGGTCATGAACATGACTGTGAGCTCTATGATATGAAAGGCAATCGAGAAGCAGATCACTTTAATGTCATCCAGCCTGGCAGCACGGTGGCTACATCATTGGCAGCTGGTGAGGCTCGACCCAAACATTGTGCATTgctacaaatacataaaaatgattatATTCTAACTGCTTTGCCGTTGAAAACTGTGCGaccctttatttttaaaacagttgTGTTGTCAGAACATAATCTTGGGGATGAGGATGTCAATGAAAGTGAAAAGGTACAAGAATATCTTAAGCAAAAGGTCAATGAGGCAATAGTGGAAGCACAAAATCTGTTATCTGGAGACCCCAGACAACCAACTATGCCATTGATAAGACTCAGTGTTTTTTATGAAAGGGAGGATCAGATATTTAATAGAGCAAGGTTTGGCCAAAACTTTACAGGCCAGGTTGCAAACTCTAATGATATCCTACTTTTAAAACGCGAGCGGAAAATACGCGAAAAGCGACAAGGCCATGAAGAAGAGGTGGATGTTGCCGACTACGTGGCAGACTCCACGAATGTGGAGACGTTATTGCGTGCCTACTATGATGCTCTGCCACCTGAGCGCCGACTCGCTGCGCTACCAGTCCAACTTATGACCGAGGCTGTGCGAGATTTTACTATTAAGCAACATGAGGAGATTCTCAGGTTTGCCCTCGATGCATATAGAAGGCGTTGTATCACCACTTTGATAGAGTCCAACACTGATACGGATATCGAAGCTATTGCAGACAGGCTCCGAGTGCTCCGCGATGAAATCGATGCAGCCGATGTGACACAGCTTGCGGCGCTTAAAGCTGCTGCGCCGGCGCAGATTGTAATCGAAGGATCGAGCGACGAAGAGCCGACTCGGTCCGAGGCCGAGACAGCAGTACGCGGCAGAGGGCGCGGTGCGCGCGGGCCTCGCGGCGGCCGCGCCCGCGGGCCGCGCGCGGGCCGCGGCCGCGCCGAGCCGAGGCCGcgtcgccgcccgccgccg gcgccgcccgccgccgcgcccgagCGCCGCACGCCGCGCCGTACGGCCGCACAGAAAACTGCTACATGGATTCAGAATTTTGCGTCAAAGGCTCGCCGTCGGGATTCTTCTGACATCGACGACTCCGACTGA